One genomic segment of Catalinimonas alkaloidigena includes these proteins:
- a CDS encoding VCBS repeat-containing protein — MKLVNKLFCISAGILLVSACKDKEPTLFDLLPPDETNIHFSNRIIENDTLNILKEEYIYNGGGVGIGDFNNDGLEDIFFSGNMVSNALYLNKGEMNFQEVSQEAGIEGKSRWCSGVSVVDINEDGWLDVYVSATLRKDTLSRKNLLYINNGLNENGVPVFSESAEAYGIADTGNTTQAAFFDYDLDGDLDLYLLTNVLDARLPSSYRPKITDGSAINTDRLYRNEGKGTEGHPQDGNPQGGHPVFTDVSKEAGIMIEGFGLGITVSDINLDGWPDIYITNDYLSNDLLYINNGEGPDGKVTFTNRVADYLNHQSYSAMGSDVVDFNNDGLVDIIALDMLPETNERKKQMAGPNNYTTYINNDRFGFQHQYVRNTMQLNRGFVPDGNSESGHPVFSEIGHMAGIYQTDWSWTPLVADFDNDGFKDLIVTNGFPKDVTDRDFASYRSGPAGAVAGNMYMNNLIPVVKISNYAYQNNGANEGQQQLTFSDVTADWGLDQPSFSNGAAYADLDNDGDLDFVVNNINDSAFVYQNTLYNAQANSANHYLRIKVEGPASNAGAVGTKVSIHYGDGKRQFFENALYRGYLSTMENVAHFGLGAYEAIDSVQIFWPDGKYQLLENVKADQLITLKHGEASDIISPDINQELQLSATNAIFRKANSIYGVSYFHDEEDRIDFNLQRTLPHKLTQLGPGVAVADVNGDGLDDFYIGGSAGKESSLFLQTAQGKFEKPENIKKGAMTEEDMGALFFDADNDGDQDLYVVSGSYEHVNKPEANQDRLYINDGNGKMTLNTEALPEFTISGSCVKAADYDRDGDLDLFVGGRVWPGQYPKPVSSYILRNDGGKFSDVTQDISPALIDFGLVSDALWTDFDADGSVDLLIAAEWQPLTFLKNNGESFENVTAQSGISNKVGWWNSLTSGDFDNDGDTDYVAGNLGLNTPNQASEEQPLSIYAKDFDNNSGYDAILVKYTKNQEGVAKPYPVHSRDDMISQMVAMKRKFPFYKDYGRATIDSVFTAEQLEGALIYHATHMESSYIENQGGGKFSIKPLPKEAQISPLYGMLAHDVDEDGFLDILAVGNDYGTEVAIGRYDALKGLYLKGDGQGNFKAVELMQSGWYIAGDAKALAELRGKDGESVYLTTQNQDSLIIMNERQINKSPIVALEPMDAWAEAEMINGDICRIEFHYGSGYLSQSTRKLKLSSNIISLTIHNFKGESRTLNLEPEG; from the coding sequence ATGAAATTAGTCAACAAACTCTTTTGCATATCGGCAGGTATACTGTTGGTTTCAGCATGTAAAGACAAAGAACCAACATTATTTGATCTGCTTCCTCCCGATGAGACTAACATTCATTTCTCAAACAGAATTATAGAGAATGATACTTTAAATATCCTCAAAGAAGAGTATATCTATAATGGGGGTGGCGTAGGCATCGGCGATTTCAATAACGATGGACTGGAGGATATCTTCTTCTCCGGAAACATGGTTTCTAATGCCCTTTATTTGAATAAAGGGGAAATGAACTTTCAGGAAGTTAGCCAGGAGGCAGGTATTGAAGGAAAAAGCAGGTGGTGCTCAGGAGTATCAGTAGTAGATATCAATGAAGATGGTTGGCTGGACGTGTATGTATCAGCAACACTTAGAAAAGATACATTAAGTAGAAAAAATCTGCTTTACATTAACAACGGACTTAATGAAAATGGAGTGCCGGTATTCAGTGAGTCAGCAGAAGCCTATGGCATAGCGGATACCGGAAATACTACCCAGGCAGCTTTTTTTGATTATGACCTGGATGGTGACCTGGACCTTTATCTGCTAACTAATGTCTTGGATGCTCGCCTGCCCAGTAGCTATCGCCCTAAAATTACTGATGGTTCCGCCATCAACACCGACCGCTTGTATCGTAACGAAGGTAAAGGGACAGAGGGGCATCCCCAGGATGGAAATCCCCAGGGTGGACACCCGGTGTTTACCGATGTTAGTAAAGAAGCAGGAATAATGATAGAAGGTTTTGGCTTAGGTATTACAGTATCCGATATCAATCTGGATGGCTGGCCTGATATCTACATTACCAATGATTACCTTAGCAATGATCTGCTCTACATCAACAACGGGGAGGGTCCGGACGGAAAAGTCACATTTACCAACCGCGTAGCGGACTATCTCAACCATCAGAGCTATTCGGCTATGGGTTCAGATGTGGTAGATTTTAATAATGATGGCTTGGTAGATATTATAGCCTTGGACATGCTACCCGAAACCAACGAAAGGAAGAAGCAGATGGCTGGGCCAAATAATTACACCACCTATATTAACAATGACAGATTTGGTTTTCAGCATCAATATGTACGGAATACGATGCAGCTCAATAGAGGCTTTGTGCCTGATGGAAACTCAGAATCCGGTCATCCGGTATTCAGCGAGATAGGACATATGGCCGGAATCTACCAAACAGATTGGAGTTGGACGCCGCTGGTAGCTGATTTTGATAATGACGGTTTCAAAGATCTGATTGTTACCAACGGCTTTCCTAAGGATGTGACAGACAGGGATTTTGCCTCCTACCGAAGTGGTCCAGCCGGAGCAGTAGCCGGAAATATGTATATGAATAATCTGATTCCGGTCGTAAAAATATCTAATTATGCTTATCAAAATAATGGAGCTAACGAGGGACAGCAGCAACTCACCTTTTCTGATGTGACAGCAGATTGGGGACTGGACCAGCCTTCCTTCTCTAATGGTGCTGCCTATGCTGACCTGGACAATGACGGAGACCTGGACTTTGTCGTGAATAATATCAACGACAGTGCCTTTGTCTATCAAAACACCCTCTACAATGCCCAGGCCAATTCAGCGAACCATTATCTGAGAATAAAAGTGGAAGGCCCTGCTTCCAACGCGGGAGCAGTGGGGACAAAGGTGAGCATCCACTACGGAGATGGGAAAAGGCAATTTTTTGAAAATGCCCTCTACCGAGGATACCTGTCTACGATGGAAAATGTGGCACATTTCGGTTTAGGTGCTTATGAAGCTATTGACTCTGTACAAATATTTTGGCCGGATGGTAAGTATCAGTTATTAGAAAATGTAAAGGCAGATCAACTGATTACCCTAAAGCACGGAGAAGCTTCAGACATAATATCACCGGATATTAATCAGGAGCTTCAGCTCAGTGCTACCAACGCTATATTTAGGAAGGCAAATTCAATATATGGAGTCAGTTATTTTCATGATGAGGAAGACCGTATAGATTTCAACCTTCAACGTACTTTGCCGCATAAGTTAACCCAACTAGGACCTGGTGTAGCGGTCGCGGATGTAAATGGAGATGGACTGGACGACTTCTATATCGGTGGTTCAGCCGGGAAAGAAAGCAGCCTGTTTTTACAAACTGCTCAGGGAAAATTTGAAAAGCCTGAAAATATCAAAAAGGGTGCAATGACAGAAGAAGATATGGGAGCATTATTCTTTGACGCTGATAATGATGGCGATCAGGATTTATACGTTGTCAGTGGGAGTTATGAGCATGTCAATAAACCAGAAGCTAATCAGGATCGCCTGTATATAAATGATGGTAATGGAAAAATGACTTTGAATACTGAAGCATTACCAGAATTTACAATTAGCGGTTCGTGTGTTAAGGCAGCAGACTACGACCGAGATGGCGATCTGGATCTATTTGTGGGTGGAAGAGTCTGGCCCGGGCAATACCCTAAGCCTGTAAGTAGCTATATTTTACGAAATGATGGTGGGAAGTTCAGTGACGTCACTCAGGATATAAGCCCTGCGCTAATAGATTTTGGCTTAGTAAGCGATGCGCTCTGGACCGACTTTGATGCCGATGGAAGCGTGGACCTACTCATTGCTGCGGAATGGCAGCCGCTCACTTTCCTCAAGAACAATGGAGAGAGTTTTGAAAATGTGACAGCTCAAAGTGGCATCAGTAATAAGGTAGGCTGGTGGAACAGTCTCACTTCCGGAGATTTTGACAATGATGGAGATACTGACTACGTGGCAGGAAACTTAGGTTTAAACACACCCAACCAGGCTTCTGAAGAGCAGCCCCTATCAATATACGCCAAAGACTTTGATAACAACAGTGGATATGATGCAATACTGGTAAAGTACACTAAAAACCAGGAAGGCGTCGCCAAACCCTATCCCGTGCACAGCCGCGATGATATGATTTCTCAGATGGTAGCCATGAAGAGGAAATTTCCTTTTTACAAAGATTATGGGAGGGCAACCATTGACAGTGTGTTTACAGCTGAACAATTGGAAGGAGCATTAATTTACCATGCTACCCACATGGAGAGTAGCTATATTGAAAACCAGGGCGGAGGCAAGTTCAGTATAAAGCCTTTGCCCAAGGAAGCCCAAATTTCTCCACTTTATGGTATGCTGGCTCATGATGTGGATGAGGATGGCTTTCTGGATATACTAGCCGTAGGGAATGATTATGGAACAGAAGTAGCCATTGGTAGGTACGATGCATTGAAAGGACTGTATCTTAAAGGAGATGGTCAGGGTAACTTTAAAGCAGTTGAGCTCATGCAAAGTGGCTGGTACATAGCCGGTGATGCCAAGGCGCTGGCAGAACTAAGAGGAAAAGATGGTGAAAGTGTTTACCTGACTACCCAAAATCAGGACAGCCTGATAATAATGAATGAAAGGCAAATCAATAAAAGCCCGATAGTGGCATTGGAACCTATGGATGCCTGGGCTGAAGC